The genomic DNA CCGCCCGTATCAATATCCGGAACCGGGAGTTGATGATGGAGAATACGAAGAAGGTGTTGTATAAAGAAATCCAGCAAGCCTACTACAATGCGACTGCTGCCCAGGAGAAATATACCGCATCCGACAAATCTGTCCTCGCTAGCAAGGAGGCTTTCTCTTATGCCGAAGATCGTTATGCCGCCGGTAAGAGTACGGTTTTTGAATACAGCGAAGCCAAAACGAAGTATGCCCAGAGCTTGTCCGAACAGGCTCAGGCCAAGTATGACTTCATTTTCCGCACCAAAATCTTGGACTTCTATAACGGCACACCAATAACACTATAACATATTTAGGTTAGACACATTTGTTTAAGAAAAAGAAGGTCTCTGCGATGGAAACCTTCTTTTTGTTCTTATATTTGTCCGAGAGATTATGATTTACAATTCAAGGACCATGAAAGTATAATCGTTTAATGGAGTGGATCTAATATTAATACCTAGAAAAACATATTATGAATGCAAGATTTGTGACATTAGTTTTGCTGCTATTCGTTTGGCTGGAGGGGGACAGCGTTTGGGCCCAATATCTTCCCAAACTTTATCAGGTTTTCTCTCCCGACAAAAAGTTGAAGATGGCTATTCAGCGACATAACGACGGTTTGCTGACCTACACTTTTGCAGCTAATAGAGAAATATTGATCAAAGAATCTCCGCTGGGTTTCAAATTGGAATCACAGGAGACGGTTCCTTCTTCCGGTTGGAAAATAGAGAAAGTATCCGACCGGAAAGTACGGGATGAATGGAAACCGCTTTGGGGTAAACGGGCTGTGGTTGAAGATCATTTTAATGAATTGGTGATCGATTTGGTGAATCCGGCCGGACAACCGGAGCGGATGCAGTTGGTTGTCCGTGGATATAATGACGGCTTTGCATTCTGTTATAAAATACCGGATGGAAAAGGACCGTGTGTAAATGTGCAGTCCGAATTGACGGCCTATAACTTTGCAGGAGATTATACGGCATGGTTCTATAATGGCGAAAATCATAATATAGGACCCGAAAAGTTGACGGAAACAGATGGAACCCGTTTGCCGGTGATGACCGTGAAGGCGGGTGATAAACATTATATGGCAATCCATGAAGCCTGCCTGGAAACAGGAGCACCTCTTGTTTTACAATCTAAGGGGGGGGAATCGCTCTTTTCGGTCGCTTCCAAGCCGACCAGTCTGTCGCCGGGATATACATCAGCCTGGCGTGTCGTTTTGTATGGGACGACACCTGGCGTGTTGACCGATTCCCATTTGTTGGAGTTGCTGAATCCGGATCCCGACTCTCGTTATGATTTTTCGTGGGTGAAACCGGGGTTGGCTGTCTGGGACTGGCGTATCAACGGAGCTGTGTGGGATGGATTTACATACGGGATGTCTTATCCTTCCTGGGTACGAATGGTCGATTTCGCTGCCGAGCAGGGTTTCAAATACCTGGTGTTGGATGCCAATTGGTATGGACCGGAATTCGAATCGGATTCCGATCCGGTTAAAGGAGAAAAAGCGCAGGATGTGCAACGGCTGTTGAAATATGGAAAAGAGAAAGGTGTCGGAATCTGGCTTTATCTGAATGATGTCGGAGGTCGGAAATATCCGATAGAAAAGACCTTGAAACAGTATGGGGATTGGGGAGCAGCCGGGGTTAAATACGGTTTTATGAGCGGAACACAAGAAGAAAAGAACCGGTGGACGAAAAAGATCACGGAGCTTTGTGCTCAAAATCACTTGTTGGTCGATTTCCATGACGGTCCGGTTCATCCATACGGACAAATGCGTACTTGGCCGAACGCTGTGACACGCGAATATTGCCATGCCCAGTTGGACGGACATCATGTGTTCGAGCCTAAAACATTTGTGACGACCGTTTTCGTCAATATGGTTGCCGGTCCGATCGATATGAACAACGGAATGTTTGACCTTCGCCAAGGGCATACGACACGTGTGGACGAGAGTCAGCCGGTTCCTTCCACACTGGTTTCGGAAGCTGCCCGTACGTTGATTGCTTTTTCTGGCGTGACTATTTTGCCGGATATTCCAGAATACTACCGGAAGTACCCGGCTTTGTTGAACTTCCTGTCTGCCCAAAAGATGCCGTGGAAAGAGAGCCGTACCCTGGCCGGTGAAATCGGGGAGTATATCGTGATGATGCGTGAAACGGAGGATGCCTACTTAGTCGGTGCGGCCACGAATGAGTCCGGAAGGACGATAGATCTGCCTCTTTCTTTCTTGGAAAAAGGAAAATATACTGTTGAAGTCATCGAAGACGGCGACGATGCCCACTATCTGACAAACCGGGAAAGCTTGAAAGTTACGACTTGGCAACTGACAAACAATGATAAACTGGCATTGAAGTTGGCACCGGGCGGTGGTGCGTGTCTTGTTATTAAGAAAACTCCGTCCATGCGTGTTGGTGAGCAAGCGGCTTTTCCGCTTGTCAGCCCTTCCTGGAAAATTGGTCGAGAATAATTACTTCATACTTAATCTGAACGAACCTAATCAGATTGCGAACACTAGCTGGATCAAGCCCGGACAGGTAATTCGTGAAGTTACATTGACAACGGCTGGCAGTATGGCTTGTATTGATTTTGCCGCAGAAAACAATATAGCCTATGTGCTGTTTGATGCCGGTTGGTATGGGGCGGAAGAAGATGTGAAATCGGATGCGACCACCGTTACGGTTGATCCGGCCCGTTCGAAAGGACCGCTTGATTTGCCTAAAGTAATAGAATATGCCAATTCAAAAGGAGTTGGAATACTGGTTTATGTGAATAAAAAGGCACTGCATCAGCAACTGGATGAAATTCTGCCTTTATATAAGAAATGGGGGATCAAAGGTGTAAAATATGGTTTTGTGAATGTGGGCGACCAATACGCTACGGCATGGTTGCATCAGGCAGTACGCAAAGCAGCCAAATATGAATTGATAGTTGATATCCACGACGAATATCGTCCGACGGGTTATTCACGCACGTATCCGAATTTATTGACTCAGGAAGGTATCCGCGGTGACGAAGAAAGCCCGTCGCTAGACCAAGCCATCTATACATTATATAATCGCATGATTTGTGGAGCTGGTGATTATACCAATTGTTATTTTGCGGAAAGAGTCACGGAAAAGATGGGAGGACGTGCTGCCCAGTTGGCTAAATTGGTCGCTATTTATAGTCCTTGGCAGTTTGTCTATTGGTATGACCGCCCCGAAAAATCACCGAGGCGAGCCGGTGGCGCAGGCTCTGCCGAATCTGTGATCAAAACAGATGCCGCAACTCGTTTTTATAATTCTATTCCGACCGTATGGGGCGAAACCCGCTTCTTGGATGGAGAAATGGGCAAATATGTTGTGGTCGCCCGCCGTTCGGGGTCCGATTGGTATGTAAGCATGTTGAATGCCGGAGACAAGAAACAAATCTCCTTACCCCTTGATTTTCTGAAAAACAGAAAGGGCTATACCGCCACACTCTATTATCAGGCTTCCGAGGAGAAAAAGGATGTCGTCGATACCAAGAAAATCAGGTTGGAGAACCGCAATGAGGTTATCATTGATTTGGTCGGTAATAGCGGCTGTGTGCTGCATTTTTCGATTCTTAATTTCCAATAGATTTATTTCAAATTACGTGGTAAGCCGGAGGAAATGTTCCTTCTCCGGCTTTCTTTTTATTTATCTGTTATCGGCTTCTTTTTTCCGATAAGAGGAAGGAGATATTCCCATGACTTTGGTGAAGACACGGGAAAAATAGGCCTGCTCCTCGAATCCGAGCCGCATCGCAATTTCGTTCAGTTTCATATCCGTAAGTTCGATATACTGACAGGCTTTCTGTATTTTTAGGCGTGTAAAGTAATTGATGGGGGAAGTACCCGTTTCTTTCTGGAATAAGGTGGAAAAGTGAGATTCCGAATATTTGAAATATTCCGCTAAATCTTTTAAGGTCAGATTGGTTTCCACGTGTTCTTGTAAGTAATAGATAACTCGCATCGAGAATGAATTTTCTTTGTGGGTCGGAAGATCGATATGGCGGAACTGTTCCTGAAAAATGAAAGTTGAGAGAAACGTATATAAGCACATGGATGAATAAGCCAGATATTCTTTTATGTAACCTCTGGCAAAACTACTGTATATCTCTTCGAATAGACGGATGCGGACGAGTTGCCGTACATGTTCGTCTGCTAATATTTCTTGAGGAGCGGGGTTGGGAGAAAGGAATGATTCGGTTAGCTTACCACAGAAATGAATCCAATAGATTGTCCAAGGATCATGGCTATCCGCCTCAAATGAATAAGGGACATGGGGGAGGTACGATGATATACTGATTTTTCTGTACGGGACTTCTCCCGCCGGGCCTTTTACCTATATGGAGAACAGTCCGGTTTCTTATAAACCGACCGGTTTTATCGGAGGGGCGGGACATGGTTGTATCTTTACGGCCGGTAGTGAGAACTATTGGAAAGCCGCGACCAATTCAATTTCCGTCCGGCATATGTTTGAACGCAGGGTCTCTTTCTATCCGTCCGGCTTTGATAAAGACGGCTATTTGTTTACGAACACCTATTTAGGAGATTACCCGATGTTCCTGCCCGGAGGAAAGGAACAGATCGCCGGTGAATATCAACCCGGGTGGATGTTGCTTTCGTATGGAAAAAAAGTGAGCGTATCTTCTTCGCTGGAAGGTTATCCGGCAGAAAATATAGTGGATGAGGACGCCCGTACGGCTTGGGTCGCCCAATCGAACCGTGACATGGAGTGGGCACAAGTAGATTTGCAACGGCTTTCGTCTATCCATGCTATTCAGGTGAATTTCGATGAATACGGGGCTAATCAAAAAGGTGCTGTCTCCGGAGTTTACCAGAGCTATCTGATTTACGCTTCGGTAAATGGCGAAGATTGGTCTTTGGTGGTGGACTATGGTACAAAGAAAACAGACACTCCTCATGATTATATCGAGTTTGAAGAACCGTTCAAAGCCCGGTATATCAAGTTGCAAAACAAGGAGTATATGGTGTCGGAAAATTTTTCCGTACGCGATTTGAGAATTTTTGGAAAAGGTCAGGGGAGTACTCCGCGTGCCGTAAATGATTTCACGGTGGAAAGGGATGAGGCCGATCCGTGCAAGGCGCGTCTTTGTTGGGAGGCTGTTCCGGATGCTCAGGGGTATATTGTTCGCTACGGAATAGCCGGAGACAAATTGTATAATAATTTCCAGGTGATGGGAGAAAATACATTGGAAATCGGAAGTCTGAATAAAGGGGTTGCTTATTATTTTACGATAGATGCCTATAATGAGAACGGTATTACCCGGACTTCCCGGATAAAAGTTTGCCGTTAATCAACAGACTTCTTTTTACCTCTTCAGCTTTCCCACAAACATCAGGTTATTGTCGTTCTCATGGAGCGTAGCAGCCAATTCTTTCAGTTGGGCTTTCGCTTCGGGAGGACATTTGCCGGAGGCGAGATGGGCTTCGATCATATCCTGAAGTGCAGCCGGTTCGACATTGAAAATGAATCTGCCCTTGTTGAAGTGGTTGTTCGGATTGGGAATCGGGAGATTCCCGTAGAAGTCGTTGACCAGGTGATATTGGGAAGATGACATTTTCATCTTATCTACCAGTATGTCTCCTCCGGGTGTGAACCGGCCTTTATCCCAAGTGTAGTAGTGGATGAGGATATGATTAGGCAGTTCCGTGTAGATATGGATAGGTTTTTGAGCAAAACCGGTGAAGTTCATCGTGAAACGGGGGATCAGCTTGTTTGCTTCCGTATCGTATGTGAAAGTCGTGTCGATGCCGGTATAAAAGAAGTCGAATGTCCCGGTATTCCGGTAGGAAAATATCTCATTGTCGAAATTTCCTGCCAACATATAGTCGAGTGCCGGTATTTGTGATAGGATGTTCCCGTTCGTGTCCATCCGGAAAGCGATCGGCGTCCCTTCTTCAAAAGGCATGTGTACGACCGAGAGCGTACCGTCGGCATTGACCTCGATTTTCGGTTTGTTGATTTGTCTGGGAAGATTGATATCTTTTATCCATTTCCCGTCAAGGCCGTACATCATGATTTTCTTCCCATAAAAGAGAGAGAGGAATATATGGCCGCCTCGTTCGTCGATACTCCCGTCGTAGATAGTCACCGGATACTCGCCCGGTCCGTTTCCCATTGCACCTATGTTGCAGAGGAATTTTCCGTCCTTGTCGTATAGCTTGACCACGTTGGATTGCTGTCGTACGCAAATGTAGTTATCGCTCACCTCGATCCACCAGGCCTTGAACAGGGCCTCGTCGGAGGTTTCAAAACGCACGATCCGGCAATCTTCGACCAGTTCGCTAAGTGGGATATCAATCGTATCGCCTGCCGCTTTCAGGTCGCAGATGTAAAGCGGGCCGTCCGGGTTTTCGATTATCCTGACACTGCCGTCGTCAGTTACCAACGATTTCGGAACGGAGGAATTACAACTTGCAAGGCTTGCCAGAAGGAAAACGATAGCGGGAAGGAATGCTTTTGTTTTCATATTCACGTAGATTTAAGTGATTATAAAAACAAAAGTATGAATAATTCGTAGATACGAACTATTCATACTTATATAATAATTAAATGATTAATGTAAATTAACGGATGAACAACAGTTCCCTATATTTCGGCAGCGGCCACATCTGGTTATCGACCATCAGCTCCAGGTCGTCGATGTGGCTACGGATTTCGTCCAGATAGGGAGCGACGGTATCATGGTAAGCGATCGCTTTGGTACGCAAATCCGTGATACGGTTTGCTTTTTTGCGGGCTTCCACCATTTCGTCCACCATGCGAGTGACGGAACAGATATGTCCGGCAATCTTGCGAACCAGGCGTCGGGGCTCTTCCGACATATCGTCATATTCCGGATATCCGCCGAAAGTCTCTTTCAGTTTGGCGATGTTGTCCAATAGCAATGACTGGTAGCGGACGGCAACCGGGATGATATGGTTGAGCGATAGGTCGCCAAGGACACGAGCTTCGATCTGTACCTTTTTGATATAGATTTCCCATTTCACTTCGTTGCGGGCTTCCAATTCCTTTTCGCTCAGTACACCCGTTTCTTTGAACATCCGGATAACTTCCGGTTTCAGGTAAGCATCGTATTGTAATGGAACGCTGTTTTCGCAATCCAGGCCGCGGCGGGCAGCTTCTTCCTTCCATTCGTCGCCGTAGCCGTTCCCGTCGAAACGGATCGGTTTGGATTCCTTGATATAGGCTTTCAGCACTTCGAAGATGGCGGCCTCCTTGCTCTTGCCTTCGGCACGCAAGGCTTCGACATCCTGTTTGAACTGGCGGAGCTGGTAGGCTACGGCAGAGTTCAGTGCCAACATCGCCGAACCGCAGTTGGCCGACGATCCCAATGCACGGAATTCGAAACGGTTTCCGGTGAAAGCAAAAGGAGAGGTGCGGTTACGGTCCGTATTGTCTAACAGCAGTTCGGGGATCTGTCCGAAGCCGAGATGCAGGCGTTTCTTGTCGTCCACCTCGATAGCGTCTTCGATGGAACAGTTCTCGAACTTATCCAGAATTTCGGTGATCTGTGTTCCTAAGAAGGATGAGATGATGGCGGGAGGCGCTTCGTTGGCGCCCAGGCGGTGCGCGTTGGTAGCCGAAGCGATACTGGCTTTCAGCAAGGCGTTGTATTTATAAACGGCCATCAGCGAGTTGACCACGAATGTGATGAAACGCAGGTTGTCTTCCCGGTCCTTTCCCGGAGAGAAGAGGTTGATGCCCGTATCGGTTCCCATCGACCAGTTGCAGTGCTTACCCGAACCGTTCACACCCATAAAAGGCTTTTCGTGGAGCAGCACGCGGAAGTTGTGGCGGCGGGAAACACGTTTCATCACCGACATCAACAACTGGTTATGGTCGTTGGCGAGGTTGCATTCCTCGTAAATAGGCGCTAGCTCGAACTGGTTCGGGGCAACCTCGTTATGGCGTGTCTTGACCGGGATGCCCAACTTGTAGCATTCAGTTTCCAGGTCTTTCATAAACTCCTGTACACGGGAGGGAATGGCTCCGAAATAGTGGTCGTCCAATTGCTGGTTCTTTGCGCTTTCGTGTCCCAACAGGGTACGTTCCGTCAGCGACAGGTCGGGACGGGCGGAATAGAGGTCTTCGTCTACCAGGAAATACTCCTGTTCCCAGCCTAAATAGGTGATGACTTTATTGACGTCTTCGTTGAAATAATGGCAAACATCTTTGGCTGCCTTGTTCAAGGCTTCGATGGAGCGGATCAGCGGGGTCTTGTAGTCCAGCGCTTCACCGGTATAGGCGATGAATACGGTCGGGATACACAAGGTGTCGTCTACGATAAACGCAGGTGAGGAGGGGTCCCAGGCCGAATAGCCGCGGGCTTCGAACGTGTTGCGCAATCCGCCGTTGGGGAAGCTGGATGCGTCCGGCTCCTGTTGTGCGAGCAGCTTGCCGCTGAATTCTTCGATCATGCCGCCGCCGCCGTCATGTTCGACGAATGCGTCGTGCTTTTCGGCTGTCCCGTCGGTAAGAGGCTGGAACCAGTGTGTGTAATGTGTGACTCCTTTTTCCAGTGCCCACATGCGCATGCCGGCAGCCACATGATTGGCTATTTCGCGGTCGATAGGGGTTCCGTTGTCGATGGCATGGGTCAGGGCTTTGTAGGTTTCCTTGGAGAGATACTTTTGCATTGCCTTCCGGTTGAAGACGTTCTCACCATAATATTCGGATACTTTCTGATTGGGAGTAATGGCTTCCACTGCCTTTCGGTTGGATGCTTTCTCCACTGCATTGAAGCGTGAGATTGACATACAGATTGTTTTTATGTTATACCGGCTGCAAAGATACATGCAATTCTCCATGAATGCTTTCATCCGGTAGTTAAAAATAGATGAGTAGGAAACGATTTGTCCCGGCGCATCCCGTTTGGCAATGCACCAGCTTCTCTAAAGCTATGCATTAGGTTGCGTAACCCATAGCTTTAGCCTTCATAAAGCATAGCTTTACGGTAGCCTTTTTGGGGTGTCTGTCCTTTCGAATGAGGGCGTAAATGAAGATTCAAACATTTCATCGCGTGGGATAAATAAAAAAGGTGTATTAAGAAATGCTATTATTGATTATCAGTGATTTATGGTGATAGGTGATAGGTAAACCCCCGTTTCTGTAAAAGTTTAGGAAAAATGAATTAAAAAACGCCGCCTTTAAGGTGACGTTTTTTAATTCAAACTCAGAAAAGTTTTACAAAAAGGCCTTTTCACCTATCACCTATCACCCGATCAGAACAAACTCCAGGCTACTGTCAATCCTGCCATGACGATCGCTACCATGCTCATCAGCTTGATCAGGATGTTGAGGCTGGGACCGGAGGTGTCTTTGAACGGGTCGCCGACCGTATCGCCTACGACTGTCGCCTTATGGGCTTCGCTGCCCTTGCCGCCGTGGTTTCCTTCTTCGATATGTTTCTTGGCGTTGTCCCAGGCGCCTCCCGAATTGGCCATGAAGATCGCCAGTACGAACCCGGTGCTCAGGCCGCCGATCAGCAGTCCGACCACTCCTGTCACTCCGAATATCAGACCGGTGAGGATCGGTGCGATGATGGCTAACAGGGAAGGGGTCACCATCTCATGTTGTGCCCCTTTTGTCGAGATGGCCACGCAACGGGCGTAATCGGGTTCGGCTTTTCCTGTTAGTATTCCGGGGATTTCACGGAACTGGCGGCGTACTTCCTCCACCATGTGTCCGGCTGCCCGTCCGACTGCATTCATTGTCAACCCGCAGAACATGAAAGCCATCATGGAGCCGAGGAACATCCCCGCCAACACCTTCGGGTTCATAAGTGTGACATCATAATAGATCATAAAGTCGGAGAAAGAGGCTTTTGATACCTCGATGGCTTTGCCGTCGGAAAATGTCAGGACTGTTTCGCCCAACCGGAGCAAGCCTATTTTAATCTCTTCCACGTAAGAAGCCAGCAAAGCCAAGCCAGTCAAGGCTGCCGAGCCGATCGCAAACCCTTTGCCTGTTGCGGCGGTCGTGTTGCCTAAGGAGTCGAGCGCATCCGTACGTTTGCGTACTTCTTTGCCCAAGCCGGACATTTCCGCATTGCCGCCGGCATTGTCGGCAATCGGCCCGTAAGCGTCCGTAGCCAAAGTGATCCCTAATGTCGAGAGCATCCCGACGGCGGCGATGCCGATGCCGTACAACCCCATCCCTACATTGTTGAAATCGAAGCCGGAAGCAAAAAGGAACGAACAGATGATCCCGGCTACTACGGCCAGTACCGGAATGGCGGTCGATAGCATGCCAAGCCCCAAGCCGGAGATAATCACCGTTGCCGGTCCGGTCAGTCCGGCCTCTGAAACCCGCTGGGTGGGCTTATAAGACTGGGAAGTATAGTATTCCGTCGATTGGCCGATCACGATCCCTACCAACAATCCGATTATGACCGAACAACTGATCCAGAACCAATTGTCCAACTCTAACAAATAAAGAATGCCGAAAGTGGAGAGGGCGATCAACACGGAACTTAGGTTTGTCCCTATGGCAAGCGCTTTCAGCAGCTCACGTATAGTCGCATTTTCCTTCGTGCGGACGGCGAAGATGCCGATGATCGACAATACGATCCCGACCGCGGCGATCAGCATCGGCGCCACGACCGCCTTGTATTGCATCTCTACGTCGCCGGACGCCACGAATGCGGCAGCACCCAATGCGGAGGTTGCCAGAATGGAACCGCAATATGATTCGTACAAATCCGCCCCCATGCCGGCCACATCTCCGACGTTGTCTCCCACATTGTCGGCAATGGTTGCCGGGTTGCGCGGGTCGTCTTCGGGGATGCCGGCTTCGACTTTGCCGACCAGGTCGGCTCCGACATCGGCTGCTTTTGTGTAGATACCACCGCCGACACGGGCGAAGAGTGCCTGTGTGGAAGCTCCCATACCGAAGGTCAGCATGGTGGTGGTGATGATGGTCAGTTTATGTGTGGCATCCATCGTTTCTGCCGGAATGCAGATATTCAATAATATGTACCAGAACGAAATGTCCAGCAAGCCGAGGCCGACGACAACCAGCCCCATTACGGCACCGCTCCTGAAAGCAACCTGCAAGCCGCTATTCAAAGACGACCGGGCGGCATTGGCGGTACGGGCGGATGCGTAAGTAGCCGTCTTCATTCCTAAGAAACCGGCAAGGCCAGAGAAGAAACCGCCGGTCAGGAAAGCGATCGGAACCCATTCGTTTTGTACTCCGAATCCATACGCCATGATGGAGAACAAAACCACCAGGGCGAGAAACACCGAAGCGACAACCTTGTATTGTTGTTTCAGGTATGACATAGCCCCTTTGCGTACGTGCCGGGCTATTTTTGCCATTAACTCCGTCCCTTCACTCTCTTTCATCATCTGCCTGAAGAAGAACCAAGCAAATACCAGTGCCAGGATGGAGGCTACCGGTATGATCCAAAAAATAGGTGTAATCATAGCAATGAGATTTAAAATTAATACGAATTTAATCGTTTTGACACTTAGCGTCTTACGATCCTTTATTGTTCATCTGTAAATATAACAAAAATAAAGAAGTAGAGAAACTTTTTCGTAAATAATAATGTTTCATTCTAAAAAAAACAGCATATTTGTCACAGAATAAGAATGAAAACGCAAATGACGGAAGAAACGAACCATAATGCCTATAAATTAGGCTTGGCTCTGAGCGGAGGAGGAGCGAAAGGTTTCGCTCATATCGGAGTTTTTAGATTACTGGAAGAATGCGGTCTGAAGCCGGATATCATCGTTGGTACGAGTGTCGGTTCGTTGATGGGTGCTTTGTTTGCCGATGGCTATACGTCCGACGAAATTAAAGAACTCTTTACCGGTCGTGAGTTCTCCGAATTCGCCCAGTTGCAAATCCCGAAATCGGGATTGTTCGACAGCAAGCGGTTCCGCTATTTTCTTCGTCGTCATTTGAGGGCTAAAACGTTTGAAGAGCTGAAAACTCCTCTGGTTGTCGTGGCGACCGATCTTGACAATGGCGAGAGCCATGAGTTT from Parabacteroides merdae ATCC 43184 includes the following:
- a CDS encoding glycoside hydrolase family 97 protein, which gives rise to MNARFVTLVLLLFVWLEGDSVWAQYLPKLYQVFSPDKKLKMAIQRHNDGLLTYTFAANREILIKESPLGFKLESQETVPSSGWKIEKVSDRKVRDEWKPLWGKRAVVEDHFNELVIDLVNPAGQPERMQLVVRGYNDGFAFCYKIPDGKGPCVNVQSELTAYNFAGDYTAWFYNGENHNIGPEKLTETDGTRLPVMTVKAGDKHYMAIHEACLETGAPLVLQSKGGESLFSVASKPTSLSPGYTSAWRVVLYGTTPGVLTDSHLLELLNPDPDSRYDFSWVKPGLAVWDWRINGAVWDGFTYGMSYPSWVRMVDFAAEQGFKYLVLDANWYGPEFESDSDPVKGEKAQDVQRLLKYGKEKGVGIWLYLNDVGGRKYPIEKTLKQYGDWGAAGVKYGFMSGTQEEKNRWTKKITELCAQNHLLVDFHDGPVHPYGQMRTWPNAVTREYCHAQLDGHHVFEPKTFVTTVFVNMVAGPIDMNNGMFDLRQGHTTRVDESQPVPSTLVSEAARTLIAFSGVTILPDIPEYYRKYPALLNFLSAQKMPWKESRTLAGEIGEYIVMMRETEDAYLVGAATNESGRTIDLPLSFLEKGKYTVEVIEDGDDAHYLTNRESLKVTTWQLTNNDKLALKLAPGGGACLVIKKTPSMRVGEQAAFPLVSPSWKIGRE
- a CDS encoding glycoside hydrolase family 97 catalytic domain-containing protein, with the translated sequence MLVSKRLFRLSALPGKLVENNYFILNLNEPNQIANTSWIKPGQVIREVTLTTAGSMACIDFAAENNIAYVLFDAGWYGAEEDVKSDATTVTVDPARSKGPLDLPKVIEYANSKGVGILVYVNKKALHQQLDEILPLYKKWGIKGVKYGFVNVGDQYATAWLHQAVRKAAKYELIVDIHDEYRPTGYSRTYPNLLTQEGIRGDEESPSLDQAIYTLYNRMICGAGDYTNCYFAERVTEKMGGRAAQLAKLVAIYSPWQFVYWYDRPEKSPRRAGGAGSAESVIKTDAATRFYNSIPTVWGETRFLDGEMGKYVVVARRSGSDWYVSMLNAGDKKQISLPLDFLKNRKGYTATLYYQASEEKKDVVDTKKIRLENRNEVIIDLVGNSGCVLHFSILNFQ
- a CDS encoding helix-turn-helix transcriptional regulator, translated to MRVIYYLQEHVETNLTLKDLAEYFKYSESHFSTLFQKETGTSPINYFTRLKIQKACQYIELTDMKLNEIAMRLGFEEQAYFSRVFTKVMGISPSSYRKKEADNR
- a CDS encoding discoidin domain-containing protein, which translates into the protein MENSPVSYKPTGFIGGAGHGCIFTAGSENYWKAATNSISVRHMFERRVSFYPSGFDKDGYLFTNTYLGDYPMFLPGGKEQIAGEYQPGWMLLSYGKKVSVSSSLEGYPAENIVDEDARTAWVAQSNRDMEWAQVDLQRLSSIHAIQVNFDEYGANQKGAVSGVYQSYLIYASVNGEDWSLVVDYGTKKTDTPHDYIEFEEPFKARYIKLQNKEYMVSENFSVRDLRIFGKGQGSTPRAVNDFTVERDEADPCKARLCWEAVPDAQGYIVRYGIAGDKLYNNFQVMGENTLEIGSLNKGVAYYFTIDAYNENGITRTSRIKVCR
- a CDS encoding 6-bladed beta-propeller, encoding MKTKAFLPAIVFLLASLASCNSSVPKSLVTDDGSVRIIENPDGPLYICDLKAAGDTIDIPLSELVEDCRIVRFETSDEALFKAWWIEVSDNYICVRQQSNVVKLYDKDGKFLCNIGAMGNGPGEYPVTIYDGSIDERGGHIFLSLFYGKKIMMYGLDGKWIKDINLPRQINKPKIEVNADGTLSVVHMPFEEGTPIAFRMDTNGNILSQIPALDYMLAGNFDNEIFSYRNTGTFDFFYTGIDTTFTYDTEANKLIPRFTMNFTGFAQKPIHIYTELPNHILIHYYTWDKGRFTPGGDILVDKMKMSSSQYHLVNDFYGNLPIPNPNNHFNKGRFIFNVEPAALQDMIEAHLASGKCPPEAKAQLKELAATLHENDNNLMFVGKLKR
- a CDS encoding glutamine synthetase III family protein, which produces MSISRFNAVEKASNRKAVEAITPNQKVSEYYGENVFNRKAMQKYLSKETYKALTHAIDNGTPIDREIANHVAAGMRMWALEKGVTHYTHWFQPLTDGTAEKHDAFVEHDGGGGMIEEFSGKLLAQQEPDASSFPNGGLRNTFEARGYSAWDPSSPAFIVDDTLCIPTVFIAYTGEALDYKTPLIRSIEALNKAAKDVCHYFNEDVNKVITYLGWEQEYFLVDEDLYSARPDLSLTERTLLGHESAKNQQLDDHYFGAIPSRVQEFMKDLETECYKLGIPVKTRHNEVAPNQFELAPIYEECNLANDHNQLLMSVMKRVSRRHNFRVLLHEKPFMGVNGSGKHCNWSMGTDTGINLFSPGKDREDNLRFITFVVNSLMAVYKYNALLKASIASATNAHRLGANEAPPAIISSFLGTQITEILDKFENCSIEDAIEVDDKKRLHLGFGQIPELLLDNTDRNRTSPFAFTGNRFEFRALGSSANCGSAMLALNSAVAYQLRQFKQDVEALRAEGKSKEAAIFEVLKAYIKESKPIRFDGNGYGDEWKEEAARRGLDCENSVPLQYDAYLKPEVIRMFKETGVLSEKELEARNEVKWEIYIKKVQIEARVLGDLSLNHIIPVAVRYQSLLLDNIAKLKETFGGYPEYDDMSEEPRRLVRKIAGHICSVTRMVDEMVEARKKANRITDLRTKAIAYHDTVAPYLDEIRSHIDDLELMVDNQMWPLPKYRELLFIR
- a CDS encoding sodium-translocating pyrophosphatase — encoded protein: MITPIFWIIPVASILALVFAWFFFRQMMKESEGTELMAKIARHVRKGAMSYLKQQYKVVASVFLALVVLFSIMAYGFGVQNEWVPIAFLTGGFFSGLAGFLGMKTATYASARTANAARSSLNSGLQVAFRSGAVMGLVVVGLGLLDISFWYILLNICIPAETMDATHKLTIITTTMLTFGMGASTQALFARVGGGIYTKAADVGADLVGKVEAGIPEDDPRNPATIADNVGDNVGDVAGMGADLYESYCGSILATSALGAAAFVASGDVEMQYKAVVAPMLIAAVGIVLSIIGIFAVRTKENATIRELLKALAIGTNLSSVLIALSTFGILYLLELDNWFWISCSVIIGLLVGIVIGQSTEYYTSQSYKPTQRVSEAGLTGPATVIISGLGLGMLSTAIPVLAVVAGIICSFLFASGFDFNNVGMGLYGIGIAAVGMLSTLGITLATDAYGPIADNAGGNAEMSGLGKEVRKRTDALDSLGNTTAATGKGFAIGSAALTGLALLASYVEEIKIGLLRLGETVLTFSDGKAIEVSKASFSDFMIYYDVTLMNPKVLAGMFLGSMMAFMFCGLTMNAVGRAAGHMVEEVRRQFREIPGILTGKAEPDYARCVAISTKGAQHEMVTPSLLAIIAPILTGLIFGVTGVVGLLIGGLSTGFVLAIFMANSGGAWDNAKKHIEEGNHGGKGSEAHKATVVGDTVGDPFKDTSGPSLNILIKLMSMVAIVMAGLTVAWSLF